A window of the Cicer arietinum cultivar CDC Frontier isolate Library 1 chromosome 6, Cicar.CDCFrontier_v2.0, whole genome shotgun sequence genome harbors these coding sequences:
- the LOC101502551 gene encoding uncharacterized protein, whose amino-acid sequence MFRDVSSCNTYDYGDALYWDARYIQEGGSFDWYQRYSDLRPFIRNYIPPQSRILMVGCGNAVMSEDMVKDGYEEIVNIDISSVAIEMMRRKYEYIPQLKYLQMDVRDMSFFPDESFNGVIDKGTLDSLMCGTDAPISASQMLAEVCRLLKPGGTYMLITYGDPTVRMPHLSKPVYNWKITLYNIPRPGFHKPEGSTSSRKSFLEPIPLTDKGLLPADWVLEDPDSHYIYVCKKINNTDVDDVL is encoded by the exons ATGTTCCGAGACGTGTCAAGTTGCAACACCTATGACTACGGTGACGCTCTTTATTGGGACGCTCGTTACATTCAAGAAGGTGGTTCCTTTGATTGGTATCAGCGTTACTCTGATCTTAGACCCTTTATTCGTAATTATATCCCTCCTCAGTCTAGGATCCTCATGGTTGGTTGTGGCAATGCTG TTATGTCAGAGGATATGGTCAAAGATGGTTATGAGGAAATCGTGAATATTGATATTTCATCAGTTGCAATTGAAATGATGAGAAGAAAATACGAGTACATCCCTCAGCTAAAAT aCTTGCAGATGGATGTCAGGGATATGAGCTTCTTTCCAGATGAATCTTTTAATGGTGTAATTGATAAAG GAACTCTTGATTCATTAATG tgTGGTACTGATGCTCCAATTAGTGCTTCTCAGATGCTGGCAGAAGTGTGTAG ACTTCTAAAACCGGGAGGGACTTATATGCTG ATTACGTATGGCGATCCAACCGTAAGGATGCCTCACCTAAGCAAACCTGTATACAATTGGAAAATTACATTGTATAATATCC CAAGACCGGGATTTCATAAGCCTGAAGGCAGTACTTCGTCAAGGAAATCATTCTTGGAACCTATTCCTCTTACCGACAAGGGCTTACTTCCAGCAGATTGGGTTCTGGAAGATCCAGATTCTCactatatatatgtttgtaaAAAGATAAACAACACAGATGTAGACGATGTTTTATAG
- the LOC101504478 gene encoding glyoxylase I 4 — translation MQKQGVREEGKSSDKKEEKNEREGSEGKEENNQAPLMALNHVSRLCRNVKESIEFYTKVLGFVLIERPQVLDFEGAWLFNYGVGIHLVQSKEEERLPQDTQHLDPQDNHISFQCEDVEAMEKKLKEMNVRYKKRTLEAEDGTTMDQLFFNDPDGFMVEICNCENLKLIP, via the exons ATGCAGAAACAAGGGGTTAGAGAAGAAGGAAAAAGTAGTGACAAAAAGGAGGAGAAAAATGAGAGGGAAGGAAGTGAAGGGAAGGAGGAGAATAACCAAGCTCCCTTAATGGCACTGAATCATGTTTCAAGGCTGTGTAGAAATGTGAAGGAGTCAATAGAGTTTTACACAAAGGTGTTAGGGTTTGTTTTGATTGAGAGGCCTCAAGTTTTGGATTTTGAAGGTGCTTGGTTGTTCAACTATGGTGTTGGTATTCACTTGGTCCAATCCAAAGAGGAAGAGAGGTTGCCTCAGGATACTCAACACTTGGATCCACAAGACAATCATATATCATTTCAG TGCGAAGATGTAGAAGCAATGGAGAAAAAATTGAAGGAGATGAATGTGAGGTACAAGAAAAGAACTCTTGAAGCAGAAGATGGTACAACAATGGATCAACTATTTTTCAACGACCCAGATGGATTCATGGTGGAAATATGCAATTGTGAGAATCTGAAACTCATTCCT